A genomic window from Quercus lobata isolate SW786 chromosome 10, ValleyOak3.0 Primary Assembly, whole genome shotgun sequence includes:
- the LOC115964925 gene encoding uncharacterized protein LOC115964925, whose product MSLLLWNCRGLGNPCTENELVRLIQAKDPSIVFIAETWADETRLDRTLSKINFNQKWVAPRLNRGGGLVLFWKNFINIDVVDSYRYFIDMIINGNTDNAWRFTSFYGELETHRRSEAWSKLRSLNNRMNIPWICGGDFNEIVRQEETWGGASRDFNQMKLFRDVIDECQFMDLGFVGPKFTWAKHYVDGHSIRTRLDRCMATNSWFQKFPGTRVHHLSCMSSDHSPLLINLSGLPEPRKKRCFRFEEMWLSDPSYDEMVEEVWSSTRDPNPSTAILKKVAKCEQGLSLWNKHNFGHVRRELELKKNQLVLAENEAMVSGNNTRVRSLRMEINLLQDWESRIWCQRSRVLWLSKGDSNTAFFHSKATNRFRKNLIRGIRDRNGAWLTDQEEIGT is encoded by the coding sequence ATGAGTCTATTATtatggaactgtcgtgggcttgggaacccatgTACAGAAAATGAGCTTGTTAGATTGATACAGGCAAAAGATCCCTCTATCGTGTTTATAGCCGAAACATGGGCAGACGAAACAAGGCTAGATCGTACTTtgagcaaaattaatttcaaccAGAAGTGGGTGGCTCCAAGGCTGAATAGAGGTGGTGGGTTagtattattttggaaaaattttattaacattGATGTGGTTGATTCCTATAGGTATTTTATTGATATGATCATCAATGGGAATACTGATAATGCATGGCGTTTCACTAGTTTTTATGGAGAACTCGAAACCCACAGGAGGAGTGAGGCATGGAGCAAACTGAGAAGTTTAAATAATAGAATGAACATCCCTTGGATTTGTggtggtgattttaatgaaatagtcCGCCAAGAGGAAACGTGGGGTGGGGCTTCTAGAGACTTTAATCAAATGAAACTATTTCGAGATGTGATCGACGAATGTCAATTTATGGATTTAGGATTTGTGGGTCCTAAATTCACGTGGGCAAAGCACTATGTTGATGGGCATTCCATACGAACAAGATTGGATCGGTGCATGGCTACAAATTCTTGGTTTCAAAAATTTCCAGGAACTAGGGTACACCACCTTAGTTGTATGTCATCGGACCATTCTCCCCTTCTGATTAATCTGTCAGGGCTGCCAGAACCTAGAAAGAAGAGATGTTTCAGATTTGAAGAAATGTGGTTATCGGATCCATCATATGATGAAATGGTGGAGGAAGTTTGGAGTAGTACAAGGGATCCAAACCCAAGCACAGCCATTCTGAAAAAAGTGGCTAAATGTGAACAAGGATTATCATTGTGGAATAAACACAATTTTGGGCACGTGAGAAGGGAATTAGAGTTAAAGAAGAACCAACTAGTTTTGGCCGAGAATGAGGCTATGGTGAGTGGAAATAATACTCGGGTTAGGAGCCTAAGAATGGAGATTAACTTGTTGCAAGATTGGGAATCAAGGATATGGTGTCAAAGATCTAGGGTGTTGTGGTTAAGCAAAGGGGACAGCAATACAGCTTTCTTCCATAGTAAAGCTACAAATAGATTTAGGAAGAATTTAATCAGAGGAATAAGAGACCGGAATGGAGCTTGGTTGACCGATCAAGAGGAAATAGGCACGTGA